GATGATGTCAAACATCATCTTAGAAGTAAACATTCACTGTCAGAGTGAATACATGTAGTTTAGTTGGaagattttaatattttcagatATCAGATATGCTTTACGTTAAGATCTGGATCTCAGGTGTTAAAGATGTAAACAAGCTCTGCATCCCCTCTGTCTCACTGGGTGGAGGCAGCTGTTCCTATAGAAACTAGGCTTCAAAAAAACCTTAACTGTGTCAAGTTACTCAGCCAGAAGGCTGAACCAGAAATCTGGTGATGgtcccttcaaaataaaagccaagtAGCAAGTTTTGCTCAAGTGAGCCACCAGCTGGTTAACAAGGAAGGGCGACACTTCGACATTTTCTAACACTTatatttcagtctttttttcattattgttttgtaaaattGCCATTCACATTAAGACTGAGTTCTTAAAAAGGTGGCTTTGTAGATAAAGTGAAATGCATGCAAATTAGGGTcgaacaattaattgcattttcaatataatcgcgattttaaaaaacgcaatttccaaatcgcagagtctgcaatttttggctatgtaacaattaaggAATTAGACACATCCATTaagtgttggtaaaatgtttaaagtgggtttgcctccacatggaagggaaggcagttgcagcagtgagataatctaattttattacttgttttagagtttatataatcatacatattattaagtacaggtcaatcagtttaatacatagacttgattgttggttgcactttatgttcaacaaggattgatgtccaaatcaactaaaagctgttctcttgaataatattctgattaatagaaacattaaaagttcttgttttgaatagtccttgtttacaaacgtctttatttagacgccatttttgttgcttgtggttaacgcaaagaaaagtcaaaattgcaattttggttgaaatatatcgtaggcagaacgcaatcatttctgctctgagtttagatgctgcgggtcttttagcacctaatctgcacagcgaggaaacaaaatgatttgttgtttgtatatgtttaaaaagacatgataaattaaactggaaaaaaaatcgcatcaaatcgcaatattaagaaaaaaaaatcacaattagattattttccaaaatcgttcagccctaatgcAAATAAGTAGAGATGCAACATTGTTGcattattatgattttttttggtgCATTCTCAAGCTAATACAGGCTAGATAAAACTTAAACTTGCTGAATTTGGTAGCAGTCTCAAAACATCGTCCTGGCCAGTGTACatttctgcagctctgctctttATAAGGTCTAAGAAGCTGATGTTAGCTTCTAGAGTAGACATTTTTAGATGATGTCCTCTAGATGTTTGCCTGCTCCAGCAAAGCCTGGAGTTGGTGTCTTAACAGTTTGTAGCTCCAAGAGTGATGGGTAATGCTCCAGCTTTCCAGCCATGCCTGTTTCACGTCTAATGAAATGTTTCAACTTGTATGAACTTTACTTTTTAAGTAAGAGAAAAGTGCAGCATCAGCATCccctttcagccagctgaccagcagagTGCAGCAGCTGGCATGGGGAGGGGCCAGAGAAACATCCCCTCACTGGCGCTTCTTTTGAGAGCTCATTAACATGATTTTAAAGGatcactattaaaaaaaaaacaactttaaccTTTAAAACCTTGTTCACACCGGTAACGGGCCCATGGAGATTTATTTCCTCTCCATCTATGTCGAGCAAATAAATGATCATCCTGACAATTATCCCCAGTTATTTCCACCTTGGATAACTTAAAAATGGTGACATTTAGCAGGCTTTAAAAGCAGCTGTCTCCAGACTTATGAGTGAGCTCAGAGCTGATTGTCAATCCTGTCTGCAAAATGGTGAAAAGAAACTCTGGATTTTAACATTGCTGTTTTACATTGTGTTTATAATAAAGCCTAATAAGCTTTCCATTGAAGTGGATTCAACATGAAGGTCATTGCTTTAACCTACACAGAAAAATTGATCTTAAAGCTGATCCTTTTAGAGATGATTTATAACTAACGTTTGTTTCAGCGCTTCAGGGAGCCCATCAAAGTCAGTTCAGTGCTCCTTCATGAGCTTGGAACGTGATCATTTCTGCCCAGGGCAGCGCTCAAGAGACGGCCACgtcgttttattttgaaaagcgtgCCTGGAAAAGGAGTTCAATACTTGTGGCTTGAGGCTTTAAATGCACCCCCCTGTGGCAGCTGTGGGATAGTTGATCTGTGGTCGTCCTTCCTGCAGGTTGGGTGTGGGGGAAGAAGAGGAGCATCGCCCTGAGTAAACATCAGTCTGATAAACATCTGCAGACAAGTAGGTGttagttattttaaattcagaaaTAAGAACTTCCTGTTGAAATTTAAGATTGAAACAAAGTAtagataactttattttatttgcttgatcCTTAGGCTCTCCAATGTAAAatcctgacttttttttccaactaaatatgcattttttttaaaagtgcctCTAATCCCTTTATCTAAATTGTGCACTGTTTTGATTCCCTTCCGCTGGCCGTTCAACTCCATTTGTTTCCTCTCTGAACCCTCAGGGAAATTTTCCTCACACACTTTGCATTGCAAATGTCTTCTTATGCAATCTAACGGTTAGGAGACGGGTGTAATGTTCTCCGGACGTCTATCCTTTACACGCAGTTTAAGAGGTTATCTTAAACATTTAGATCTCTACAAAGACGCCTCCACACACTCTTAGTTTACAGGCAGGCGCGCTTAAAGATGGATGTAAATACGGACTGATCAGTTCTCTGCTGCATGTTAACCTGAGTTTCTGACGCAGAGGTAcggtaatgacaataaaagtaaaaccaGCTCAGTTTTTGCAATTATGCTTTAATGCTACTGAAGCCACCAGAGGTCAGATTACTCTCGCTCTCTGTTTTCCCCCGCCGGGTGCCAAAACCTCTTGCTCCTGTTTTGCAGCTGCAGAGACGCTCCTGCAGCCTCCCTGCACGCCAGGCACTGTTTGTTTATCCCTCACTGACTACCTTGGGACGAGGATGGAGAGGTATGAGAAGATCGGGAAGATCGGCGAGGGCTCGTACGGCGTCGTCTTCAAGTGCAGAAACAAGAACACCGGACAGATCGTTGCCATCAAGAAGTTTGTGGAGTCTGAGGACGATCCCATCATCAAGAAGATCGCCCTGAGGGAGATCAGGATGCTCAAGGTACATAAAACGCTCACACCAGGTCATCATAAGGGATCAGAAAAAGTGAACGTCACATGCTGCGTTTAGTATGAACTATACAGTGAAGAAATAAGTTTAAACGCCTAACTAATATTCTTCATCAAATATCACCCAAGATGAGGGTCCCAACACTACAATTCAGACTCACTGCATCTTTGTTGAAAAGTCATgcatgttgtctttttttttttattgccactACCCAAAGACACACTTGTGCATTCATCAGGGTTTTAATTAGTCATGCAGAGGGTGGGAGCGTTGGTGGTCCGCCGGACACCAGGATCCCATAAATAGGACAGGTCGTCAGGGGCAACAGCATGTTTATTATGAGCTCCCGTTCAGTGAGAGGATGAGGCCAAAAGCGCAGATGGAGCGTTTACAGCAGCAGACGCCGCCGCCCCGTGAACTGGGTCACCGGGTACAAACCCGACTGAACTGTGGGTGTCCTGTGCTTTGTGTCCGAGCAGCAGCTGAAGCACACCAACCTGGTGAACCTGATCGAGGTGTTCAGACGAAAGCGGAAGCTTCACCTGGTCTTTGAGTACTGCGATCACACGGTCCTCAACGAGCTGGACCGCCATCCAGCAGGGTGGGTGTGTCTCCTCATCACACGGTTACCTGTCTCTGAGCGAAGGTCATTGTCGGGTCATTTGTTATCATAGTGTTCACCCCGCTTCAGCCTTTTCACCCCTCGTCTCCTTACACCCTCAAacctaaatgtattttatctgCTCGATCTGGGATCTGTGGCTCCGGGGGCCGCAGGTGGCTCTTTGGACCATGTGGCTCCTACTAACTGGCTAAAAATGGCTGAGAACCAAGTAATAATTTTGAATATATATGTATTAAGAAAATGgaattatttattgaaaaaaaaaaacagaataggactacatatatatatatatgtattcagCAGCCCCTGAGTTAAGAAGTTGTAGAAGACCCATTCTTTCTATTCACAGCTGctagtttgtgtttgttttcaagctcaagctcagtcaggtcACATGGAGAGTATCTGTGAATAGCAGTTTCTCCGTCGATTGGATGTCTGTCCAACACGCGAGCGAGCTGTGATCTAAATCATTCCATTGTAGCTTGACGCTCTGCCAGAAGGTGAACTTTCTCCCCACTCTGCCGTgttaaatagtttttcttttgtgactGTTTGCTTCGGCTTAATCCGTCTTCCTAGCCACCAGGACCGGCCGTCCCAGCATCATGCTGCTGAATGAACTTCATGGACTGTTCTGTTCTGTATGTAGACAGAGATATCTGGatatcacactgcaaaaacagaacaaaaataggttaaaatcttcttgaaattagtgtatttgacctttatttgagcaggtaaataagataatctgccaatggaataagatttttgcactaaaaataggaagaactcatctccatcatcttatttcaagtgcattatatctaattgtcttattttaggggtaaaatgactatttccattggcagataatgttatttacctgcccaaatcaaggacaaatacactaatttcaagaaaatttttactaatttttagttctgtttttgcagtgcagaaatgGATACAAGAAAGAGAACTTCttctggctttcttcttgccactcttcaaTAAAAGCCAGATTCTTAGAGGACacggatgtttaaaaaaaaaaaaaaagaagaaaaaaaaaaagaaaagccacatGAGATCCCAGTAAGAGGGATTAAAGTTTGTGGGATACTTTTGAAGGCACCGTAGCCTTAGAAATGTCTAAGCACCTCTCACACAGCAGGACTCTTGTTGAATGTGTAATTTGTCTCCGGCTGTTGGTTTCAAgatcaaattaaaatcaaaaacaatttCAATTAATTGCACTAGTATTCGTTTCAAGTCGAGAAGGAAAAGTCTTCCTGATGGTATGTTAAAAGTAATTTACTTTatattatacattatatatattatatattatactcaATATGGAGGTATGCTGTTTcaagaacagaaaaaagagTTTTAATTGTATGGATTGtcctttgtatatatatatatatatatatatatatatatatatatatatatatatatatatactcaggGACAGGTTTTACCATGCTAGGCCCCTGAGCAAAGCAAGCGTGATCACGGCACAGAAAGGGCACCTTCAGCAGCGTCCAGTTCAAAATATAGGGTTGCACTTTCTAAACTTCTATCATTGTTGCAATCTGCcgtctgggattttttttttctctctttgaaTTTCCGCTTGAATATAAAGGTACTGCGTCGCAACTTGAGACCAAAGTTGAATTTCAGTGCGCTGCAGCAACTACAGCTTGAATTGTCAGAAATCTATGTCGGCGTCCACCACGCTCTGTCCTGTTTGGATGCGCCGGGCTCCCGTCTCCGCGGAGGCTGACCGGTTCTCTTTGGTATGCCTACAGGGATGCTCTTAAAGAGCTTTTCATTGGCAGCAAGCCGCGACTCATCGTAGGGAGCGATCTGGCCGCCTCGTTTCTCCCCTCTGCTCCCCGGCCTGTAGCCCGCCAGCTGCGATGCATTCAGGTGGCACAAaggcagagaaaacaaaatggagagaaaaggaTGGAGATTATAATCGATCAGCGGACACAAAGCTCCAATTGGCCATTTCCACAGCAACGGTGATCGATGGCCGCTCCTCGGCCAACAAAGCCTGGGTGCTGCTGAACATCAAGGCTCTCAGTGGAAACAGCAGCTCTGTTGTTCACTGTCAACTACTGAGGGAAGAAAATGTGTCTGAACATCTGGACACACAGAAAGGGAAAGCACAGACTGGTTGTGGTTCTTAATTCAGGGCTAGTTGTGGATTTGCTGATAAATTAAGAGATTAGATGTAATAATGAAAAagcagaccagagcgttgaAAAAGCATTCAGAAGGTTTTGACTTTTTCTTGATTTGTGATGTGAAAAGTTGATGCAAAGGCGCCTCTTCTCTCATGTGGTTTGATTTGATTGTAATGATTTTGTTTGTTAGCCGCTGCATGAATGGGATCATTGCGTATGCTGATCCCCTTAAGGGGACTGAACTGACGGTCCGGTGTTGATTCCCACAGCATCCCGGAGCACCTCGTCAAAAGCATAACCTGGCAGACTCTTCAGGCCGTCAACTTCTGTCACAAACAAAATGTGAGTGAGTTGCTTcgtgtttttttgtctcttctcaGTCGGTGTGCAGTGCATCCTCCCGTTGTCAAAGACTTTCCCTCAGCTTGTTTTTCCAAATTCCTCTGCGCTCTCCTCCCTTCTGCAGCTCCCACCGAGCCCTCTGCTTTATGGCTCTCTTTTAAAGCGGGAATTCCTTCCCCTTGGCCGACCAGCAGTTAATGCATCACCTAGACACAACAAGGGCCCCTGCATAACGGGGTCCCATAAAATCCACAAAGCACCTTTGGCCTcaagagtttcttttttttttttttttttttttccacatagcTACTTCATTCTCTATACAGGAcagtctcagaaaattagaatattgtgataaagttctttattttctgtaatgcaattaaaaaaacatgaaatgtcatacattctggattcattacaaatcaactgaaatatcgcaagccttttattgttttaatatcgctgattatggcgtacagctgatattcaaaatattagaatatttcctcagaccaagtaaaaaaataaaattataacagcaaaacaaaatcaaacatttgaaaatgtccattaatgcactcagtacttggttgggaatccttttgcacagattactgcatcaatgcggcgtggcatggaggcaatcagcctgtggcattgctgaggtgttatggatgcccaggatgcttcaatagcggcctttagctcatttgcattgttggctctggtgtctttcagcttcttcttcacaataccccacaaattctctatggggttcaggtcaggggaattggcaggccaatcaaggacagtaatgccatggtcagtacaccagttactgtgagaatcttatgtcatCTCTTAACCAccaccatacttgtgatttagtttactgaaccaagctgagtgtttttcaaggctcaggagaccctgcagtgtttccagttaattagacgattcaagtgattagttgaatagcctactagtatactttttcacgatattctaatattttgagataggatatttgagttttcttcagctgtacgccataatcagcaatattaaaacaataaaaggcttgcgatatttcagttgatttgtaatgaatccagaatgtatgacatttcaaggtttttaattaaagaactttatcacaatgttctaattttctgagacagtcctgtatgtttGAACTTTAAATCAGAATTTACTCAAAACGTTTTAAACATCTGGTGATGGGtcgctgctgtttgtgtcttTGCAGTGTATTCACAGAGATGTCAAGCCAGAAAACATCCTCATCACCAAACAGCAAGTCATCAAACTCTGTGACTTTGGCTTCGCCAGGGTTCTCAGTAAGTCTCTCCGTTTGGCACCGGCTGATAATCTGATGATACTTGGCGGAGCCTCCAGATCATTTTACCGTGAGCTCCGGGTTGTCAGCTCTGCAGCATATTTCAGAAGTGACGTTAACTGCATGTTTTTGTAGTTATTGCTGGCCATAAAGTTATcaaattttttacaaaaaaaaaagtattaacatGAGTTTCCCTCATGCTGTTCTAGCATCACTTTGCTTTATTCCTTCTGTTTAATACTTGGGGTTAATTCATTCAAAGgagagaaatacaaaataacatggtttaaaaaaaaagcatcttgaGGATGTTTTTGTGTTGAATTTCGTCCTAAGTCTGATTTGTGTCAGCTTTTTCGCCCCTAAAATGAACCTTTTGTGTTCTCAGCTGGCCCTTGTGACTACTACACAGACTACGTGGCGACTCGGTGGTACCGGGCCCCGGAGCTGCTGGTGGGGGACACTCAATACGGCCCCCCAGTTGATGTGTGGGCGATCGGGTGTGTGTTTGCAgagctgctctctgggattccTCTGTGGCCCGGCAAGTCCGACATGGACCAGCTTTACCTGATCAGGAAGACTCTCGGTGAGGCTCGCCTGCTGCTGGCCTGAACCTGTGGGACGGTTTAGATATTTGGACACAGAAATGTGGATTTTAAATACGAGAGACACTTTAATTACCCCCCTTAAATAGGTTTTTGACAAGTTTGAATTTTTCTGCAAAAAACATACGATTTGATTTGAGAAGCAAAATAAGCGAGTGAACTTTTCCCCTTCAGAATCAGCGCCTGTCAGTGACGGTCTGAGACAGCTGACTTCTCTCTCTAATGACTTAAATAACGATCTACATTTGGATGGGCCGCATCATTGCCAAATGTTGCAATAATGTCAACGGCTGAAATAAATCCACGATTCTCTCACTCCTCTCCTTTCCTCATCTGTCATCGCGATAACTTTGCGTACACTGGGGGACCTTTAGCTCCTTGGTCTCCGTCTTCATCATGTGAGGAACGTCCCCCTGCAGTCAGGGTCCTTCACACCAGCTGAATCTATCAAAGCCATGAAAAACGTGAATTTGTGACACCTGGAGTTTACAAAGATTGGATTTAACACAATCTTTTGCAACAATAAGATCAAGAACAATGATATTATGATGAATATATGTTTTGCGGAGTCTTAATCCAAGCATGTGTAATAGGTAGACAGTAAGACAAATGAGAAAATGTAACTCAATTCAATaatatttcttatttaaatgttgttttcttaaCAGTTGAAGTTAATATTGCGTTCCTCTGAAGGGATTCGTTAGCTTTTACATACCTGGCTATCCAAACACTGGTTGGTAATGTGAAGAATTATGCCCtcttgatgttttattttcagtcttCCGAAATATGTTTGAATAGTATAAAAACAGCGTTTTCAAGCAGCTTCCTAATATTTGTATCTGCTGATATGTTTTGGGGGATGTTgtctgaaaaattatttaattccaaAATACTTCAGAGCCTTtggtaaaaatgaataaataagccCAGTTCTTTTTTATAGATAGGAAAAACAATgtatgttgtttgtttttgccaaacAGACTTGACCGAGTTGGACAACTTTGTTTCTTCCTGCAGGAGATCTGATCCCTCGGCACCAGcaggttttcagcagcaaccagTTCTTCTGTGGAGTCTCCATCCCTGAGCCACCGGAGATGGTGAGGGTCCCATCTGACTGCATCAGATGTCTAAACGTGTTTTTTCCCTTCGGTTGTCAAAACCTTTATCTGGAAAATATCAAATCTAAATGTTATTGATCTGCTTCGTCGTGTTGGGGTTTGCAGGAATCTTTGGATCAAAAATATCCTAATCTCTCGCATCAAACTCTGAGCCTCATGAGGGTAAGAATGCAGTCCTTAAGCcccatcagaaaaaaaagaatgattcCTAACATGGAAACTTTATCttcatgcattgttttttttttaaacgtgtgTCTCATGCAGAGCTGTTTGAGAATGGACCCGTCCGAGCGGCTGACCTGCGAGCAGCTCCTGCGCCACCCCTACTTTGACAGTATGAGAGAGAAAAGCGAGAGCTTGTCTCGGGAGCAGGATCGGCCCAACTACAAGAGGACACGTTTACCTCGGAGGCACCTTCCCCCAGGGGTGAGCAATAAGGATAGGGGGGGgatcaggggcggttctagacaggggccaacaggggcccatgcccctgtagaaatagtcctggcccctgttatggcccctgtactaaagacataacattaaataaacttctcataattatttgcaatggcaaagaaaccataactgattggttactttgaccaattttattttcttacttatacagttttactcttagaaggatttaaaaattaagacgTTTCACGTTTAACTTTAGCCATATTGAGCTGGGGGgaaaagttttcatctgctagatcaggggtctgaaacctgcagttccaaaaccacaagtggctcacttaatattattacacagttaaatattgccattttattgtttcatttttttttttgttctgtgcccctatgaaaaaacactggccccaccggtaaatttggtctagaaccgccactggggGGGATACATGCTAGAAATGTAATTAATCTTTCTAAAGCGCTTACAACTAATTTCTTTATTCACAGAAATGTTATTGGTATCATTAGTTAAAACACTAAAGATAAATAAGTTTACTTATCCATTATTTTAGAAAAGTATTCATAATCcttaaacattttcagatttattttttttagaagttaaaatcaaaaacttcaTTGTAATTTACTGGGAATTGATAGATGCGCGAAAACAAGTCGCACAAAACTTCAAATTGGAATGAATATGACGCGTGGTTTTCAGTAATACCACTAAAaacccataaaaaaaacaataagcatCTGAAAAAGGCAGCATGCATAATGCATTCAACCCTAAAAAGCTAAAATCTGAGAGGTTTGTAGGGGAACACtacagaacaaacagcatcatggtcAGGCATGATGGAAGCAGCACAGAgggccatggtaactctggaggagctgcagaggtcaaCAGCTCAGGCGggaaaatctgttgacaggacaataATTAAAACTTTACTCCACGTTTGGCCTGTATAAACATCTTCATTAAGAGAAAGCCATAAGAATGTTTGCATCTAGAAAACACAGCAAACGTGTAGAAGATGAGGCCAGTTTAACTTGTTTCCCTAAATAGTGGAAAGCTAACGTTGCACTTCATTCTGAACGCATCATCCTCATGTTGAAACATgaaggtggcagcatcatgctgtggggacgtttttcttcagcagggacagggaagtcgttcagagttgatgggaagatagatGCAATTAAATTTAGGACAATCCTGGATGGAAACGTGTTGGAGGCTGCAAAACAGTGAAGAGTGTTGCAGAGGTTCACGTTCCAGCAGGAATATGACCCGggacatacagccagagctgtaTGTCTTGAAATTGTGGGGAGAAATTAACATTTACAATTTACAACTGAAGCTATTCTGCAAAAAAGAATGGTCAAAATGTTTTGTCTCTAGATGCGCAAAACTGGTTTAGAGATTGGAAGACAGGTCTTGTTTTAATCGCACTGGAATGCCGCGCCACAGTTgtgtatttatgaaaaaaatgtgcatgattttcctttctcttcacaATCATCACTTTTTGGATCATTTaaaattctaattaaaaatgtttttaattttgcctGTAACGTGACAAAAGAGGGAAAGGTTcgaatacttttgaaaggcaccataaataataaaaaaagttaaattcattaattgcttataaaatttgtatctaaaatttattatttttttccccctttccaGTATTTGCCACAATtgaccagcagcagcatcttTCCAGCTCTGGACAACAAAAAGTACTACAACAACCTGCGCAAATTCAACTACCACCTCCCAAACATCTAAACGCGACCATCCTGATCAGAAACGAACGTCTGCATTTTCTGGACTGCTCAGGAAATGAAGCAGAGTCTCATAGACTGTAGttttcaatcttaaaaaaaagacttagtaaaagaaaaaaaaaaaagatttagtaaCTTTTTACCACGTTTGTTCCTCCTGAGGCATGCTGGGTGCCTCCTACTGTGATCCTATGCACTGTACCCAGCGTGTATAGTCAGACGTGTTGCTTTGTGTGTCTTGCCAGCTTTCTAAGCTGATATTTTGAGACAAAGAGGAGCGCCATGCTGCTCTGCTTGTTGTTACGGAGTTGACTGAGGGGAAAACTATGCTCTACTGCCTTCCCCAGTTtgccaaattttttttatttaaattatacaaCGGACTTTCTTAAAGTGACATTTTTGTAGCGAGTTTAATCTTTTAGTAAGTTATAATTCAGAGTACAAACCTTAATCAGTTCTAAAAATCTATATTTGACGTCAGAGAATACAGCTGCAAACGTTCCTGTTTACTACCCTTCATTCATTTTCATCTTCTTTATCCCTGGAACTTTTAATGCTAAGGATGCTTTCACCAAAATGCCAAAGTATTCTAaagaggaaattaaaaaaaagaaaaaaaaagtcctaagcTTTTCCACCAGCATAACTGAATAACCttgaataaatttgaatatgtCAGCGAGAACTGCCTGAACTGctgtttgttgatttatttatttatttttttttttaaagctcgaCGACACAACATAACTCCCATACATCCACCTGAACGCCTGcagcacaaataaataaaaatactaaaatctGCAAATTCAGATTCTCCTCTCATCTCTCTTTTACTCCGACGACCATTTcatgtgaagtttttttttctggagcagAACAAACACATTGATCTTTCAGATCTTGAATCAGTCCAGGTCCAGTGCTATGTCCAGACGCGGGAGCGCCCTCTGCAGCCTGTCCACAGTCATTTGTCTGTCCTTGATTCCAGGGAGATCGCTGAGAAACAGATACTCCAAGTTCCTGAAGGGAAGTAATGATTCATTAATGCATTCTCTTTGCTACTGCTCTTATTTACCAAATTACCgagtaaaaaaaaccccaaaaaaaatctttacaaaGCACCTCGTAACCACTGACCTGAGTTTGTGGAGTGCGAGGATGCCCTTGTCGGTCACGTTTCCGCATGACACCACCTCCATCATGTAAAGACTGGCCTGCAGGTTCTCCATTGAACTCAACCTTTCCATGCAGACGTCCTCTATGTACACgcatttattgaatttaatttcCTCCACAAACTTCAAGccatctaagaaaaaaaaagaagaaaagactaGCGTGACATAAGTGCATAACTATCGCTGCATTTACTAAAAGCAAATGCTTTCTGTTGTGTAACAAGCTTGCAGGGTAAGTTGGAGCTTTTTAAAGGAAATTGCACTGAGCACTGCATGAGTTGCAAGA
This Fundulus heteroclitus isolate FHET01 chromosome 19, MU-UCD_Fhet_4.1, whole genome shotgun sequence DNA region includes the following protein-coding sequences:
- the dmac2l gene encoding ATP synthase subunit s, mitochondrial isoform X2; translation: MFRVDNERIKAVGPDRAAAEWLLRCGAKVRFEGFDRWHHDYNGLPTGSLGRYKIQAIDATESCIMNRGFDYLDGLKFVEEIKFNKCVYIEDVCMERLSSMENLQASLYMMEVVSCGNVTDKGILALHKLRNLEYLFLSDLPGIKDRQMTVDRLQRALPRLDIALDLD
- the cdkl1 gene encoding cyclin-dependent kinase-like 1, which produces MERYEKIGKIGEGSYGVVFKCRNKNTGQIVAIKKFVESEDDPIIKKIALREIRMLKQLKHTNLVNLIEVFRRKRKLHLVFEYCDHTVLNELDRHPAGIPEHLVKSITWQTLQAVNFCHKQNCIHRDVKPENILITKQQVIKLCDFGFARVLTGPCDYYTDYVATRWYRAPELLVGDTQYGPPVDVWAIGCVFAELLSGIPLWPGKSDMDQLYLIRKTLGDLIPRHQQVFSSNQFFCGVSIPEPPEMESLDQKYPNLSHQTLSLMRSCLRMDPSERLTCEQLLRHPYFDSMREKSESLSREQDRPNYKRTRLPRRHLPPGYLPQLTSSSIFPALDNKKYYNNLRKFNYHLPNI